The segment GTGGTCTGGATATTCAAATCCTCGGAATTGGACGTACAGGACACATTGGATTTAACGAACCAGGTTCTGCACCCAACTCAGGAACCCGCCTGGTTACCCTTGATGACCTGACCAGAAGAGATGCAGCAAGAGACTTCGGTGGAAAATCTTTCGTCCCTTCCAAAGCAATCACAATGGGAATCGGAACTATTTTCAAAGCCCGTGAAATCATCCTGATGGCATGGAATCAGAAAAAAGCCTCCATCATCAAAAAAGCAGTAGAAGGAGAAATTTCAAGTGAAGTACCCGCTACCTATCTGCAATTATCTGATCATGTAGAATTTATCCTTGATAAAGACGCAGCCTCCTTACTGACCCGTTTTGACACACCATGGCTTGTTAAAGACTGTGTATGGGAAGATAAATTAATCAGAAAAGCAGTAATTTGGTTAGCGAACACGCTGAAAAAGCCGATTTTGAAACTTACTGAAGATGATTTCAATAATCATGGTATGGCACAATTGGCCATCGAAAGAGGTCCTGTTTACAACATTAACATTCATATTTTTAATAAATTACAACATACCATTACCGGATGGCCGGGAGGAAAACCAAACGCAGACGACTCTCAGCGTCCGGAAAGAGCAACGCCTGCTAAAAAAAGAGTCGTTATTTTCTCCCCGCACCCAGATGACGATGTGATCTCTATGGGCGGTACCTTTATTCGCCTGGTTGATCAGCAGCACGATGTCCATGTCGCTTACCAGACCTCAGGAAATACGGCAGTTTGGGATGATGACGCCTTAAGATTTGTAGAATTCAGCATTGACTTTGCAGAGAAAATGGGACTGGATCAAAAAGAGCTAAAAGGGATTTACGACAACATGCGTACTTTCATCGCAGCTAAAAAACCGAATCAGGTAGATACACCAGAAATCCAATCCGTAAAAGGACTGATCAGAAAAGGAGAAGCCATTGCAGGAGCACGTTACTGCGGACTACAAGATGATCATATCCATTTTATGGCGCTTCCTTTTTATGAAA is part of the Pedobacter cryoconitis genome and harbors:
- the nagB gene encoding glucosamine-6-phosphate deaminase; the encoded protein is MTMARLNLLEETRFEKLPVSVFDNPASASINVAQRIANLIRDKQEKKQKAVLGLATGVTPVAVYAELVRLHKEENLSFSNVITFNLDEYYPMQPNAAQSYVTFMNENLFDHIDIPKENINIPDGTLELEAIPAFCLDYERKIGELGGLDIQILGIGRTGHIGFNEPGSAPNSGTRLVTLDDLTRRDAARDFGGKSFVPSKAITMGIGTIFKAREIILMAWNQKKASIIKKAVEGEISSEVPATYLQLSDHVEFILDKDAASLLTRFDTPWLVKDCVWEDKLIRKAVIWLANTLKKPILKLTEDDFNNHGMAQLAIERGPVYNINIHIFNKLQHTITGWPGGKPNADDSQRPERATPAKKRVVIFSPHPDDDVISMGGTFIRLVDQQHDVHVAYQTSGNTAVWDDDALRFVEFSIDFAEKMGLDQKELKGIYDNMRTFIAAKKPNQVDTPEIQSVKGLIRKGEAIAGARYCGLQDDHIHFMALPFYESGKNKKNPVTNLDVELTIELLQKVKPEQIFAAGDFEDPHGTHLVCFNIIIEAMNRLRKTEEWAKDCWLWMYRGAWQEFDTHEIEMAVPLSPQELLKKKYAIFKHQSQKDRAVFPGDDSREFWERAEDRNRDTARAYDDLGLAEYEAMEAFVRWKF